A region from the Acinetobacter lwoffii genome encodes:
- a CDS encoding IS3 family transposase (programmed frameshift): MAKRFSPEFKQQAIDYALSNSHESVAAIAQKLGVGYSTLDKWIRETNPAGSSKRQLSPEQQRIVELEKEVKQLKEANDNLKKSACVLSNRSCQEKYTVIQDLDMNEVTVSSACKYLGVSTSGYYAWRKRQANTAQKYNELKAVYWQHHARLGAPSLVHDIHDLGYNMSERTIGRMLKKLGLRSRIARKYKHTTDSTHRLPTAPNLLDRQFTVTQPNKVWTTDITYIRTKEGWLYLCVMLDLFSRRIVGWQTSHRIDRQLVCDTFNYAMARQGYPTGVMVHSDQGSQYCSRDFRALLLKNDCTQSMSRRGNCWDNAVTESFFHTLKGHVVHGSVFSTRKEANAVLFDYIEIYYNRVRRHSANGWLSPEAFEQKYIKSLEGLVVHDTV, encoded by the exons ATGGCTAAACGTTTTAGTCCCGAATTTAAACAGCAAGCGATTGATTATGCACTTTCAAACTCACACGAGTCTGTAGCTGCAATCGCCCAGAAATTAGGTGTGGGTTATTCAACATTAGATAAATGGATTCGTGAAACCAATCCGGCAGGTTCAAGCAAACGTCAACTTTCACCAGAACAACAGCGGATCGTGGAATTAGAGAAAGAAGTCAAACAGCTCAAGGAAGCCAATGACA ATCTTAAAAAAAGCGCATGTGTACTTTCTAACAGATCATGCCAAGAAAAGTACACGGTAATTCAAGATCTAGATATGAATGAAGTCACCGTATCTTCTGCCTGTAAATACCTAGGTGTCAGCACTTCAGGCTATTATGCCTGGCGAAAACGTCAAGCCAATACGGCACAGAAATATAATGAATTAAAAGCCGTATATTGGCAGCATCATGCACGATTGGGTGCACCTTCATTAGTACATGACATACATGATTTAGGTTACAACATGAGCGAACGTACTATTGGAAGGATGCTAAAAAAGCTTGGTTTACGTAGCAGGATTGCACGTAAATACAAGCATACGACTGATTCAACCCATCGTTTGCCTACAGCACCCAACTTGTTGGATCGCCAATTTACAGTTACTCAGCCTAATAAAGTCTGGACAACAGACATTACCTATATCCGCACTAAAGAAGGTTGGTTGTATTTATGTGTGATGCTAGATTTATTTAGCCGTCGTATCGTGGGGTGGCAAACCAGCCATCGAATAGACCGCCAGTTGGTGTGTGATACGTTTAACTATGCAATGGCTCGTCAGGGTTATCCAACTGGTGTTATGGTTCATTCGGACCAAGGCTCACAGTACTGTAGTCGTGATTTTAGAGCGCTGTTACTGAAAAATGATTGTACTCAGAGTATGTCTAGACGTGGAAACTGTTGGGATAATGCAGTGACTGAAAGCTTCTTTCATACATTAAAAGGTCATGTGGTACATGGCAGTGTGTTTTCGACTCGAAAAGAAGCGAATGCTGTCTTGTTTGACTATATTGAAATTTATTACAATCGAGTCAGAAGACATTCTGCAAACGGCTGGTTAAGTCCAGAAGCCTTTGAACAGAAATATATTAAAAGTTTAGAGGGGCTGGTTGTCCACGATACTGTCTAG
- a CDS encoding S-(hydroxymethyl)glutathione dehydrogenase/class III alcohol dehydrogenase encodes MKSRAAVAFGPGQPLQIVEVDVAPPKKGEVLIKISHTGVCHTDAFTLSGDDPEGVFPAILGHEGAGVVVEVGEGVTSIKPGDHVIPLYTAECGECVFCKSGKSNLCISVRETQGRGVMPDGTTRFSYNGQPIYHYMGCSTFSEYTVVAEVSLAKINPEANHEHVCLLGCGVTTGIGAVHNTAKVQEGDSVAVFGLGGIGLAVVQAARQAKAGRIIVVDMNPDKFALAKEFGATDFLNPKDYDKPIQQVIVEMTGWGVDHSFECIGNVNVMRAALESAHRGWGQSVIIGVAGAGQEISTRPFQLVTGRKWLGSAFGGVKGRTQLPGMVEDAMKGKIQLEPFVTHTMGLDQINEAFDLMHEGKSIRTVIHYE; translated from the coding sequence ATGAAGTCACGTGCTGCCGTTGCGTTTGGTCCTGGTCAACCTCTTCAAATTGTTGAAGTTGATGTTGCACCACCGAAGAAAGGTGAAGTATTAATTAAGATCTCCCATACCGGTGTGTGTCATACAGACGCATTTACTTTATCTGGCGATGATCCTGAAGGTGTTTTTCCGGCTATTCTCGGGCATGAAGGTGCTGGTGTTGTAGTTGAGGTTGGTGAAGGCGTGACTAGCATCAAACCAGGTGATCATGTTATTCCACTTTACACTGCTGAATGTGGCGAGTGCGTATTCTGTAAATCTGGAAAATCGAACTTGTGTATTTCCGTTCGCGAAACTCAAGGTAGAGGCGTAATGCCAGATGGCACCACTCGTTTTTCCTACAATGGTCAACCGATTTACCACTATATGGGCTGCTCAACGTTCAGTGAATACACGGTAGTGGCAGAAGTATCATTGGCTAAAATCAATCCTGAAGCCAATCACGAACATGTCTGCTTACTAGGTTGTGGTGTCACAACGGGTATCGGTGCAGTACACAACACGGCTAAAGTACAAGAAGGTGATAGTGTTGCGGTCTTTGGTTTAGGTGGTATTGGTTTGGCAGTCGTACAAGCCGCACGTCAAGCTAAAGCAGGGCGTATTATTGTGGTTGACATGAATCCAGATAAATTTGCGCTGGCAAAAGAGTTTGGTGCAACGGACTTCTTGAACCCTAAAGATTACGATAAACCAATCCAGCAAGTCATTGTCGAAATGACTGGCTGGGGTGTAGATCATTCATTTGAATGTATTGGCAACGTGAATGTAATGCGTGCAGCCCTTGAAAGTGCACACCGTGGCTGGGGTCAATCCGTAATTATTGGTGTAGCTGGCGCAGGTCAGGAAATCTCTACCCGTCCATTCCAACTGGTTACTGGTCGTAAATGGCTAGGTTCTGCCTTTGGTGGCGTAAAAGGTCGTACGCAACTTCCAGGAATGGTTGAAGATGCCATGAAAGGTAAAATTCAATTAGAACCATTTGTGACACATACGATGGGCTTGGATCAGATCAATGAAGCCTTTGATCTAATGCATGAAGGTAAGTCAATTCGTACTGTAATTCATTACGAATAA
- a CDS encoding metal/formaldehyde-sensitive transcriptional repressor, with the protein MPNQVEDKKKILLRVRKIKGQTQAIEKALEDNVECGAILQQICSVRGAINGLMNEMLEVHLKDTLVSGETTEQQRKEELAEIAKILKSYLK; encoded by the coding sequence ATGCCTAATCAGGTTGAAGACAAAAAAAAGATTCTTCTACGCGTCAGAAAGATCAAAGGTCAGACGCAAGCGATTGAAAAAGCGTTAGAAGACAATGTGGAATGTGGTGCAATTCTGCAACAAATATGCTCTGTGCGTGGTGCTATTAATGGTTTGATGAATGAAATGTTGGAGGTTCATTTAAAGGACACTTTAGTATCAGGTGAAACCACAGAACAACAACGAAAAGAAGAATTGGCTGAAATCGCCAAGATTCTAAAATCATATTTAAAATAG
- a CDS encoding zinc-dependent alcohol dehydrogenase family protein encodes MNKMMNALILENFGDHEFKRVELPIPQPEAGQVLVRIHASGVNPIDYKIRLGEAPYAMPELPAVLGTDMAGVVTAVGEGVTHFNVGDEVYGLIGGVRGLQGSLAEYVVADADLIALKPRNISMREAAVLPLTFLTAWEGLVDNAKVQPGQTVLVQGGAGGVGYMVVQLAKALDANVWATGRTADQSLISELGATPLDYTTASSDDIIAASPEGQGFNIVYDTVGGPVLEASLSMTTHYGHITSCAAFGNHNLASSSLRCATVSGVFVLMPMLTGNRRAHHGDILKIATRLVEEGKLRPIVDPRHFTLDQAIEAHDAVQDRSANIKVVIDVI; translated from the coding sequence ATGAATAAGATGATGAATGCTCTTATCTTAGAAAATTTTGGTGATCATGAATTTAAACGTGTAGAACTGCCTATACCTCAACCAGAGGCTGGGCAAGTTCTAGTACGTATTCATGCTAGTGGTGTAAACCCTATTGATTATAAAATTCGTCTTGGTGAAGCACCATATGCTATGCCAGAGCTTCCTGCCGTGTTGGGAACAGATATGGCTGGGGTTGTCACTGCTGTTGGTGAAGGTGTCACCCACTTCAACGTTGGAGATGAAGTTTACGGTCTGATTGGTGGCGTTCGTGGTCTTCAAGGATCTTTAGCAGAATATGTTGTAGCAGATGCCGATCTGATCGCATTAAAGCCACGCAATATCTCTATGCGTGAGGCAGCAGTACTACCATTGACGTTCCTCACCGCTTGGGAAGGTTTAGTGGATAATGCGAAGGTCCAACCAGGGCAAACTGTACTGGTTCAGGGTGGTGCTGGTGGCGTTGGTTATATGGTTGTTCAGCTTGCAAAAGCACTTGATGCAAATGTTTGGGCGACTGGTCGTACAGCTGATCAATCACTGATTTCAGAACTCGGTGCAACACCTCTCGATTACACAACAGCATCTTCCGATGACATTATTGCTGCAAGCCCTGAGGGTCAAGGTTTTAACATTGTTTACGACACTGTGGGTGGTCCAGTACTCGAAGCTTCACTTTCCATGACAACTCACTATGGCCACATTACCAGCTGTGCTGCATTTGGTAATCATAATTTAGCGAGTTCATCTCTACGGTGTGCCACAGTGTCTGGCGTATTCGTCCTAATGCCGATGTTAACAGGCAATCGCCGTGCTCATCATGGTGATATCCTTAAGATCGCGACTCGTCTTGTTGAGGAAGGTAAACTGCGTCCTATTGTTGATCCTCGTCATTTTACTCTAGACCAAGCGATTGAGGCTCATGATGCTGTTCAAGATCGCTCTGCCAATATTAAGGTCGTGATTGATGTCATTTAA
- a CDS encoding IS3 family transposase (programmed frameshift), with protein MTKLKYTPEIRERAVQLLIESEKDYPSTWAAITAIAPKIGCTPETLRAWHQKHLDQQNPIKVQQLSDQERIKQLERENKELQRANEILRKAAGFFRPGGARPPTQIMVDFIHNNKDLYGVDAICRILPIAASTYYRTLDLCENPEHRAKRDLHDLHHAEEIKRIWKESSGRYGVRKVWQKLKREGYIIARCTVARLMKKLGIQGVWRGKNKQTTRSRDDQKRANDLVKRNFSADHPDQLWVSDFTYIQTKSGWVYTAFIIDVFSRAIVGWKVSTRMNTDMVLDALEQALHDRGMPKNVIHHSDRGVQYLSIRYTNRLEAANLRASVGTTGDSYDNALAETVNGLYKTEVIEYLKADWQGLADVQLATLNWVDWFNKERVHSALGYKSPFEFEAMYYDKINPLGQVA; from the exons ATGACAAAATTAAAATATACCCCTGAAATCAGAGAAAGAGCGGTTCAATTATTGATTGAATCTGAAAAAGATTATCCTTCTACTTGGGCTGCAATCACAGCAATTGCGCCTAAGATTGGTTGTACTCCTGAAACACTTCGTGCCTGGCATCAAAAGCATTTAGATCAGCAAAATCCTATTAAAGTACAGCAGCTTTCAGACCAAGAACGTATCAAACAACTGGAACGCGAAAATAAAGAACTGCAACGTGCGAATGAAATTCTACGTAAAGCAGCCG GCTTTTTTCGCCCAGGCGGAGCTCGACCGCCCACACAAATAATGGTGGATTTCATCCATAACAATAAAGACTTATATGGTGTTGATGCGATTTGTAGGATTTTACCGATCGCAGCTTCAACCTATTACCGGACTCTAGATCTCTGCGAAAATCCAGAACATCGAGCAAAGCGAGATTTACATGACTTGCATCATGCTGAGGAGATTAAACGAATTTGGAAGGAAAGTTCAGGTCGGTATGGTGTACGTAAAGTCTGGCAAAAACTGAAACGTGAAGGCTATATTATTGCACGCTGTACTGTTGCTCGATTAATGAAAAAGCTAGGTATACAAGGTGTTTGGCGAGGTAAGAACAAACAAACCACCCGTAGCCGAGATGATCAAAAACGAGCGAATGATTTAGTGAAACGTAATTTTAGTGCTGATCATCCAGATCAGCTGTGGGTCAGTGACTTTACGTATATTCAAACCAAGTCAGGTTGGGTCTATACCGCATTTATTATTGATGTGTTTTCACGAGCAATTGTTGGATGGAAAGTATCAACACGTATGAATACAGATATGGTGCTTGATGCATTAGAACAAGCTTTGCATGATCGAGGTATGCCAAAGAATGTAATTCATCATTCCGATAGAGGTGTGCAATATCTTTCCATTCGCTATACCAATCGTCTAGAAGCAGCAAATTTACGAGCGTCAGTCGGTACAACTGGTGATTCATACGATAATGCTTTGGCTGAAACAGTGAATGGCTTATACAAAACAGAGGTGATTGAATATTTAAAAGCAGATTGGCAAGGTTTAGCGGATGTACAACTTGCGACACTCAACTGGGTAGATTGGTTCAATAAAGAGCGTGTACACAGTGCATTGGGTTACAAGTCGCCTTTTGAGTTTGAAGCAATGTACTATGATAAGATTAACCCGTTAGGTCAGGTGGCCTAA
- a CDS encoding GntR family transcriptional regulator: protein MKYMEIRDLIEAELKNYSSNQMIPSERYLALKFDCSRETVRKAYEQLRAEDKIFKRQNLGWFVSNKKIQYSPNSIENFRSYMKAQGFNVRTELISTRQLERLDHSNLFSEENRKLGFIEIIRLRYADDVPVLLEYNYLPVALFPNVLNYDVITSVQDVIKNHFHYNYTSSQLKIKNTGVSHFESQHLGIPLSQTATYIERISKSDDLVIEYDIEIWSQDKIEMTLDIQA from the coding sequence ATGAAGTATATGGAAATCAGAGATTTGATTGAGGCTGAATTGAAAAATTATAGTTCTAATCAAATGATTCCATCCGAACGGTACTTGGCATTAAAGTTTGACTGTTCAAGGGAAACAGTGCGTAAGGCCTATGAACAGCTTCGTGCCGAAGATAAAATTTTCAAACGGCAAAATCTCGGCTGGTTCGTGAGTAATAAAAAAATTCAATATTCTCCAAACTCAATTGAAAATTTTCGTTCTTATATGAAGGCACAGGGTTTTAATGTCAGAACTGAACTAATCTCGACCAGACAGTTGGAGCGATTGGATCACAGTAATCTTTTTAGTGAAGAAAATCGTAAATTGGGCTTTATTGAAATTATTCGTTTACGTTATGCTGATGATGTACCTGTACTTCTAGAATATAATTATTTACCTGTTGCGCTGTTTCCAAATGTGCTGAATTATGATGTGATTACTTCGGTACAAGATGTCATTAAAAATCACTTTCATTATAATTACACGAGTAGTCAGTTAAAAATTAAAAATACCGGTGTGTCTCATTTTGAGAGCCAGCACTTAGGTATTCCTTTAAGTCAAACCGCCACTTATATTGAACGTATTTCAAAATCAGATGATCTAGTGATTGAATATGACATCGAAATCTGGTCACAGGACAAAATTGAAATGACCTTAGATATTCAAGCATAA